The genomic stretch AGCTCCGCAACGACCTGGGCCGCGGCCAGACGGTGAGCATCCACGTCACGCTGGTCCCTTACATCTCGGCCGCGGGCGAGCTGAAGACCAAGCCGACCCAGCATAGCGTGCGCGAACTGGCGGCGCTGGGCGTCCAGCCCGACGTGCTCGTCTGCCGCTCGGAACGCCCGCTGCCCGCCGGCGATCGCGCCAAGATCGCGCAATTCTGCAACGTGCCGCCCGCCGCGGTCATCCCCGCGCTGGATGCGAAGAGCATTTATGCCGTGCCGATGCAGTATCACCGCGAGGGACTGGATTCGGAAGTGCTGCGCGCCTTCGGTATCGATCCCGGCGAGCCGCCCGCGCTCGATCGCTGGGAGGACATCATGCGCCGCCTGGAAAATCCCGAGGGCGAAGTCACGATCGGGGTGGTCGGCAAATATATGGGCGTCCCCGATGCCTATAAGTCGCTGCACGAGGCGCTCGTCCATGGCGGCATCGCCAATCGGGTGAAGGTCAATATCCGCTGGATCGACGCCGAATTGTTCGAGCAGAGCGAGCAGGAAGTCGCCGCCAAGCTCGAGCCGATGCACGGCATCCTCGTCCCCGGCGGGTTCGGCGAGCGCGGCAGCGAGGGCAAGATCGCGGGGGTGCGATTTGCGCGCGAACGCGGCGTGCCGTTCTTCGGCATCTGCCTGGGGATGCAGATGGCCTGTATCGAGGGCGCCCGCGATCAGGGCGTCGCCGATGCCTCCACCACCGAATTCGGCCCGACCGAAGAGCCGGTGGTCGGCATGATCACCGAATGGATGACCACCGCGGGCCTCCAGAAGCGTGAAGAGGGCGGCGACCTGGGCGGCACGATGCGGCTGGGCGCCTATCCGGCGCGGCTGTCGGGTAACAGCGTCGTCTCGACGATCTATGGCGAGACCGACATCAGCGAACGGCATCGCCATCGCTATGAAGTGAACACCCATTACAAGGACGTGCTGGAGCGCGGCGGGCTGGTCTTCTCGGGCATGTCGCCCGACGGTTCGCTGCCCGAAATCGTCGAGCGGCCCGACCACCCCTGGTTCGTCGGCGTCCAGTTCCACCCCGAGCTCAAGTCCAAGCCCTTCAGCCCGCACCCGCTGTTCGCCAGCTTCATCGAAGCGGCGGTCAAGCAGAGCCGGCTGGTTTAAGGCACGGCCACGAACAACAAACCCGTTCGTGCTGAGCCTGTCGAAGCACGGTGAGTCTCACTGCCCTTCGACAAGCTCAGGGCGAACGGTGTCGGGTGGATCACCCCGCCGTCATCCCTCGCTAAAAAACCAAGAGGCGCCCGGGCCGAAACCCGAGCGCCCCTGCTGCGACGCCCAAAGGGAGGAAAGCGTCGCGAGCCGTATCAGGCGTTATGCCGCGTTGCGGTGATCGATCGCGATCGGCTGGCTGCCCGCGTTGACGGCGATCTTGCGCGGCTTCATCGCGTCGGGCACCTCGCGGACCAGCGCGATCACGAGCAGGCCGTCGGCAAGATCGGCACTTTCGACGCGGACGAAGTCGGCGAGTTCGAAACGGCGTTCGAAGCTGCGGTTGGCGATGCCGAGATGCAGGTACGCGCCCTGGTTATTCTCGTTCTCCTCGCGCTTCTTGCCGGTGACGAGCAGCAGGTTCTGCTGTGCCGTGACTTCGATCTCGTCGGGCTTGAACCCCGCCACCGCCAGCGTGATGCGATAGCGATCCTCGGCGATGCGCTCGAGGTTGAACGGGGGATAATTCTCGCTGCCCGCCTGACGGGCGCTGGCTTCGAGCAAGTCGAACAGCCGGTCGAACCCGATCGTCGAGCGGCGGAAGGGCGTGAAATCGAACTGACGCATGTCAAATCCTCCAATGAGCAAGTTGAACGTCCAAAATCGAGTGCCCGGAGCTGCCGCGGCACTCTGAGCGCGGCCCCGTCGGGGCGCCGCGCTGAGTCAGATTTGGGAACTCCATTGGCGCTTTCAAGGGCGCCCGGAATGGTTCCGCGCGCGACCGGCAATGCGCGCTAGGGACGCCTAAACATTCGCTTGCTGGCCAATGTCCCCCAAAACAGTGGAGATTAAACGCATCAACAAAGGGGAACCCCATGAGTCTTGCCTCGCTGTCGCTGCTGCTCCTCGCCGGCGCCTCGCCGTCCGCCATCGCCGCGCCCCGCCTCGACCCGCCCGTCATGGTCGCGACCGACGGCGCCAACGACGATCCCGACGCGCAACAGGCGCCGGCGGTGCAGGACCGCAACGACATCGTCGTGACTGCCCGCCGCCGCGAGGAGCGGGTGCAGGACGTGCCGATCGCGCTGTCGGTGCTGAGCGGCGAGACGCTGGCCGATAGCGGCGCGTTCAACGTCAACCGGCTCCAGCAGCTCCAGCCGTCGCTGCAATTCTATTCGAGCAATCCGCGCAACTCGGCGATCAACATCCGTGGGCTCGGCGCGCCGTTCGGGTTGACCAATGACGGGATCGAGCAGGGCGTCGGCTTCTATGTCGACGGCGTCTATATCGGCCGCATCGGCGCCTCGACCTTCGATTTCGTCGATGTCGAGCGCGTCGAGGTGCTGCGCGGGCCGCAGGGCACGCTGTACGGCAAGAATACCACTGCCGGCGCACTCAACATCACCACCCGCGCGCCCAGCTTCACGCCCGAGGCGAAGATCGAGCTGAGCGGGGGCAATTATAATTTCATCCAGGCCAAATCCTCGGTGTCCGGCCCACTGAGCGATCAGGTCGCGGTGCGCATCTCGACCTCGGGCACGACGCGCAAGGGCACGATCTATAACGAGACCAGCGGCGAGTATCTGCATCGCCAGCGCAACATCGGCGTGCGCGGCCAGGCATTGTGGAAGCCCAATGACGCGATCGACATCACGCTGTCGGGTGACGTCAATATCCAGAGCCCCGATTGCTGCGTCCAATATTACGCCCGAGTCGGCGCCACCCAGCGCGCGACCAACCGCCAATATGCCGCGCTCGCGACGGCGCTGAACTATACCCCGCCGAGCACCAACCCGTTCGACCGCGTCACCGATCTCGATGCCAGCATCAATTCGCGGCAGGAAGTCGGCGGTGCGTCGCTCGTCGCCAATTGGGATCTGGGGCCAGCGACGCTGACGTCGGTCAGCGCGTGGCGCTATTGGGACTGGCAGCCACAGAATGATCGCGATTTCACCGGGCTGCCGGTCACCACGGTCTCGCAGAACCCGTCGCAGCAGAAGCAATATTCGCAGGAGCTGCGGCTGGCGTCGAATGGCGCGAACACGCTCGACTATACAGTCGGCGCGTTCCTCTTCCACCAGACGATCCACACCCAGGGATCGCAGGTGCAAGGGTCGGCGGCGAGCCGCTGGCTGTTGTCGGGCAGCGATGCGCTGAACCCCAACGTGCTCAACGGCCTGACCTCGACCAACACGATCAGCTTCGACAACACCAGCTTCGCGGTGTTCGGCAAGCTCAATTGGGAAGTCGCGGGCGGGCTGCATCTCCAGCCCGGGCTGCGCGTGAATTACGACAAGAAGTCGGGCTTCTACGAATCGGTCGTCAGCATCCATAACAGCCAGTATGATTTCGTCGCGACGGCGGACAATGTCGCCGCGCTGCTCGCGGCGAAGCCCGTCGGCGCGGCGCGGACGACGTTCCAGAACCAGATCAACACGCTCGCGCCGCAGCGCTACAGCCCGGCGTTCAGCGACTGGAACGTGTCGGGCGACGTCACGCTGTCCTATGACTTCAGCCCCGACATCCACAGCTATGCGACCTATGCGCGCAGCTTCAAATCGGGCGGCATCAATCTGTCGGGCCTGCCGCTGAACTCGACCAGCACGGGTGTCGACCTGTCGACCCAGACGGTGAAGCCCGAAAAGGTCGACCATTTCGAGATCGGGCTGAAGACCCAGTTCCTCGACCGGCGGCTGACGGTCAATCTGGCGGGCTATTGGACCGAGATCACCGATTACCAGGCGACGGTGAACAACAACGCGATCAACGTGATTCGCGGCTATCTCGCCAATGCGGGCAAGGTGCGGTCGCGCGGGTTCGAGCTGGATTCGAGCTTCCGTCCCAGCCAGCGCGGCAATGTCTATTTCAACGCCGCCTATACCGACGCCACCTATCGCAAGTTCACCAACGCGCCATGCCCCCCCGAATTGTCGGGTGGCAGCGCGAGTCCGGCGTCGTGCGACATTTCGGGCCAGGTCCTGCCCGGCATCTCCAAATGGTCGCTGTCGTTCGGCGGCGAAGTCAACGCGCCCGTCGCCAATGGGGGCCAGGTCTATTTCGGCTATGACGGCAGTTATCGCTCGCGCTTCTCGTCCAACCCGTCGGCTTCGGCCTATACCTGGATCGAGGGCTATTCGCTGTCGAACTTCCGCGCGGGGTATCGCAAGGACGATTTCAACCTGTTCGCCTGGGTCCGCAACGCCTTCGACCAGCAATATTTCGAGCTGCTCTCCACCCAGTCGGGCAGCACCGGGCTCATCGTCGGCCAGCCCGGCGATCCCCGCACCTATGGTTTGACGGTCAGCAAATCGTTCTGATCGTCCCAGCGGCTAGCCTCTCGCCATGGCCGGGGGAGGTTGGCGGGCCGGGTGGGGGAGAACATGCCCCCGCCCGGTCCGAAACGGGAAGGGAGGCGGAGCCCGCACCGCCTCCCTTTCTTTTTCCTGTCAGAGTGTCCCCTCACGCGCGGGTCCGG from Sphingomonas hengshuiensis encodes the following:
- a CDS encoding CTP synthase; this translates as MARYIFITGGVVSSLGKGLMAASLAALLQARGYRVRIRKFDPYLNVDPGTMSPHQHGEVYVTDDGAETDLDLGHYERFTGVASRQSDNVTSGRIYKTIIERERRGDYLGATVQVIPHVTDAIKAFAQAETEDLDFVLCEIGGTVGDIESLPFIEAIRQLRNDLGRGQTVSIHVTLVPYISAAGELKTKPTQHSVRELAALGVQPDVLVCRSERPLPAGDRAKIAQFCNVPPAAVIPALDAKSIYAVPMQYHREGLDSEVLRAFGIDPGEPPALDRWEDIMRRLENPEGEVTIGVVGKYMGVPDAYKSLHEALVHGGIANRVKVNIRWIDAELFEQSEQEVAAKLEPMHGILVPGGFGERGSEGKIAGVRFARERGVPFFGICLGMQMACIEGARDQGVADASTTEFGPTEEPVVGMITEWMTTAGLQKREEGGDLGGTMRLGAYPARLSGNSVVSTIYGETDISERHRHRYEVNTHYKDVLERGGLVFSGMSPDGSLPEIVERPDHPWFVGVQFHPELKSKPFSPHPLFASFIEAAVKQSRLV
- a CDS encoding Hsp20 family protein; its protein translation is MRQFDFTPFRRSTIGFDRLFDLLEASARQAGSENYPPFNLERIAEDRYRITLAVAGFKPDEIEVTAQQNLLLVTGKKREENENNQGAYLHLGIANRSFERRFELADFVRVESADLADGLLVIALVREVPDAMKPRKIAVNAGSQPIAIDHRNAA
- a CDS encoding TonB-dependent receptor, which codes for MSLASLSLLLLAGASPSAIAAPRLDPPVMVATDGANDDPDAQQAPAVQDRNDIVVTARRREERVQDVPIALSVLSGETLADSGAFNVNRLQQLQPSLQFYSSNPRNSAINIRGLGAPFGLTNDGIEQGVGFYVDGVYIGRIGASTFDFVDVERVEVLRGPQGTLYGKNTTAGALNITTRAPSFTPEAKIELSGGNYNFIQAKSSVSGPLSDQVAVRISTSGTTRKGTIYNETSGEYLHRQRNIGVRGQALWKPNDAIDITLSGDVNIQSPDCCVQYYARVGATQRATNRQYAALATALNYTPPSTNPFDRVTDLDASINSRQEVGGASLVANWDLGPATLTSVSAWRYWDWQPQNDRDFTGLPVTTVSQNPSQQKQYSQELRLASNGANTLDYTVGAFLFHQTIHTQGSQVQGSAASRWLLSGSDALNPNVLNGLTSTNTISFDNTSFAVFGKLNWEVAGGLHLQPGLRVNYDKKSGFYESVVSIHNSQYDFVATADNVAALLAAKPVGAARTTFQNQINTLAPQRYSPAFSDWNVSGDVTLSYDFSPDIHSYATYARSFKSGGINLSGLPLNSTSTGVDLSTQTVKPEKVDHFEIGLKTQFLDRRLTVNLAGYWTEITDYQATVNNNAINVIRGYLANAGKVRSRGFELDSSFRPSQRGNVYFNAAYTDATYRKFTNAPCPPELSGGSASPASCDISGQVLPGISKWSLSFGGEVNAPVANGGQVYFGYDGSYRSRFSSNPSASAYTWIEGYSLSNFRAGYRKDDFNLFAWVRNAFDQQYFELLSTQSGSTGLIVGQPGDPRTYGLTVSKSF